From the genome of Desmospora profundinema, one region includes:
- the purR gene encoding pur operon repressor: MKKWKRSARLVDMTQQLMSHPHRLIPLSTFAERYQAAKSSISEDLAIVHDVFREEGEGMLETVSGAAGGIRFIPRISDERARKLSERLCGELQNPARILPGGYLYLSDLLGDTALVRDIGCIFATVFHDRRVDAVVTVETKGIPLAYATAGQLGVPVAIVRRDSRITEGSVVTINTVSGSSKRLGSLSLSRRSLQEGARTLIIDDFMKAGGTVRGMFDLLEEFRAEVVGVGVMAESRAEERLVDDYISLATVDEVDVRERRIRVKMGTLFHGRD, encoded by the coding sequence ATGAAAAAGTGGAAGCGGAGCGCACGGCTGGTGGACATGACCCAACAGCTCATGAGCCACCCGCATCGCCTCATCCCTCTTAGCACCTTTGCTGAGCGCTATCAAGCGGCCAAGTCCTCCATCAGCGAGGACTTGGCCATTGTTCATGATGTGTTTCGGGAAGAGGGGGAGGGGATGCTGGAAACCGTTTCGGGGGCAGCGGGAGGCATCCGGTTTATTCCCCGGATTTCAGATGAGCGGGCGCGGAAGCTGTCGGAACGTCTGTGCGGAGAATTACAAAACCCTGCCCGCATTCTTCCCGGAGGATACTTGTACCTGTCGGACTTATTGGGTGACACGGCTCTTGTTCGGGATATCGGTTGCATATTTGCCACGGTCTTCCATGATCGGCGGGTGGATGCGGTGGTTACCGTTGAAACCAAAGGAATCCCCCTCGCTTATGCAACAGCGGGCCAACTGGGCGTGCCTGTGGCCATTGTGCGGAGGGACAGCCGGATCACGGAAGGTTCCGTTGTCACCATCAATACGGTCTCCGGTTCGAGCAAACGACTGGGCAGCCTTTCCCTCTCCCGGCGCAGCTTGCAGGAAGGAGCCAGAACCCTTATTATCGATGATTTTATGAAGGCGGGGGGAACGGTACGCGGGATGTTTGACCTGCTGGAAGAGTTTCGTGCGGAAGTGGTGGGTGTCGGGGTGATGGCGGAAAGCCGGGCGGAAGAACGGTTGGTCGACGATTACATTTCCCTTGCCACTGTTGATGAAGTGGATGTAAGAGAGCGACGTATTCGGGTGAAGATGGGAACCTTATTCCACGGGAGGGATTGA
- a CDS encoding ribonucleotide-diphosphate reductase subunit beta, with product MEVQLPKRKLYDVTAPNASTGIVGGRSSNVLNWDDCRFPWAYPLYKNMLAHFWTPFEINMAEDVKHWKDLSEDERFAFKRIIGLLAFLDSIQTDYSSRVADYLTDSSLSALMAVLSFQEVVHNQSYSYVLSSLVDKREQDRIFEYWKTDEVLRERNDFIAQGYEAFVENPTPRTLMESIVYDVILEGLNFYSGFAFFYNLARNQKMVATSTMINYINRDEQLHVRLFVQIFKELLAERPELDTDDTRAFVTETFRRAAELEIRWGRYILGDRFPGIGPEELDAYIRFMANKRVRELGAEPPFPGYRQNPMRWILAYEDVNSGKQDFFEGKSRQYTKVSDANGFDEL from the coding sequence ATGGAAGTCCAATTGCCGAAGCGAAAGCTGTATGATGTAACAGCTCCCAATGCCAGCACCGGCATCGTGGGAGGACGCTCTTCCAATGTGCTTAACTGGGACGACTGCCGTTTTCCGTGGGCCTATCCGCTTTACAAAAACATGCTGGCTCATTTTTGGACCCCTTTTGAAATCAATATGGCGGAAGACGTGAAGCATTGGAAGGATCTGAGTGAAGACGAACGCTTTGCTTTTAAACGGATCATCGGATTGCTGGCGTTTCTCGATTCCATCCAAACCGACTACTCCTCCCGGGTGGCGGATTACTTGACGGATTCCAGTTTATCCGCTTTGATGGCGGTTCTCTCCTTTCAGGAAGTCGTCCATAACCAGTCGTATTCGTATGTATTGTCATCCTTGGTGGATAAACGGGAACAGGACCGTATCTTCGAATATTGGAAGACGGACGAGGTATTGCGGGAACGGAACGATTTCATCGCTCAGGGGTATGAAGCGTTTGTGGAAAACCCGACTCCTCGTACCTTGATGGAGTCCATCGTGTACGACGTCATCCTGGAGGGCTTAAATTTCTATTCCGGTTTCGCGTTCTTTTACAACCTCGCCCGCAATCAAAAGATGGTAGCCACCTCCACCATGATCAACTACATCAACCGGGATGAACAGCTCCATGTCCGTTTGTTTGTACAGATTTTCAAGGAGCTGTTGGCGGAACGGCCGGAATTGGATACCGACGACACCCGTGCCTTTGTTACGGAAACCTTCCGGCGAGCGGCGGAATTAGAAATTCGGTGGGGGCGATATATCCTGGGGGACCGTTTTCCTGGAATTGGACCGGAGGAGTTGGATGCTTACATCCGGTTTATGGCGAATAAGCGTGTACGGGAGCTGGGGGCGGAACCGCCTTTTCCGGGATATCGGCAAAACCCCATGCGCTGGATTCTTGCATACGAGGATGTCAACAGCGGAAAACAGGACTTCTTTGAAGGAAAGTCGCGCCAGTACACCAAGGTGTCAGATGCCAACGGGTTTGACGAATTGTAA
- a CDS encoding small, acid-soluble spore protein, alpha/beta type: protein MSDALKVELAKELGFYDVVQQEGWGGIKARDAGNMVKRAIQLAEERMTER from the coding sequence ATGTCGGATGCATTGAAAGTCGAACTGGCCAAGGAACTGGGATTTTATGATGTCGTGCAACAGGAAGGCTGGGGTGGAATCAAAGCACGGGACGCCGGAAACATGGTTAAACGGGCGATTCAGCTGGCCGAAGAGCGCATGACCGAACGATAA
- a CDS encoding RidA family protein yields MNTIKTEHAPQAIGPYNQAVEVDQWIFTSGQIPLTPEGDLVKGDIEAETRQVLKNLSAVLEAAGSDREHVVKTTIFLTDMNDFQAVNHVYGSFFESHLPARSCVQVAALPKGARVEMEAIAVKK; encoded by the coding sequence ATGAATACAATCAAGACGGAACATGCTCCCCAGGCGATCGGACCGTATAACCAAGCGGTGGAAGTGGACCAGTGGATTTTTACTTCCGGGCAAATCCCCTTGACGCCGGAGGGTGATTTGGTAAAAGGGGACATCGAAGCGGAAACGCGTCAAGTGCTGAAAAACCTGTCGGCTGTTTTAGAAGCGGCGGGATCGGATCGGGAGCATGTGGTGAAAACCACGATATTTTTGACAGATATGAATGATTTTCAGGCGGTCAATCATGTGTACGGGTCCTTTTTTGAATCCCACCTACCGGCCCGTTCTTGTGTACAAGTGGCGGCACTTCCCAAGGGAGCACGGGTGGAAATGGAAGCAATCGCCGTGAAGAAATGA
- the veg gene encoding biofilm formation stimulator Veg, translated as MGRNALSEIKRTLEGYIGQKIRLKANSGRRKTIERSGVLEETYPSVFIVKLDEEQHSFERVSYSYADILTETVELTVFQDEGQVPVKYVKNPQ; from the coding sequence ATGGGTAGGAATGCGCTATCTGAGATAAAGCGTACGTTGGAAGGTTACATTGGGCAAAAAATCCGTCTCAAAGCCAACAGCGGACGTCGAAAGACCATTGAACGAAGTGGAGTACTGGAAGAGACATATCCCTCCGTGTTCATCGTGAAGCTGGACGAGGAGCAACACTCGTTTGAACGTGTCTCCTACAGTTACGCTGACATCCTGACAGAGACGGTGGAACTGACCGTGTTTCAAGATGAGGGACAAGTTCCTGTGAAATATGTAAAAAACCCGCAATAG
- a CDS encoding ribonucleoside-diphosphate reductase subunit alpha: MATLSVEQETMEARMDALRRILANHPGLDAEVFLSRAEKLSQQGLDEEEWTQGLILHALEEIRREAPDWTFVASRLYASHLYRLAGAYRGYDPDKNPYGPFADLIHTLTDKEIYSPLLTKNYSHEEILTLGREIRPERDQLFTYVGLRTLADRYLARSHEGAVMELPQERLMVIAMVLMAHERADRRLDRVRETYWALSHLYMTVATPTLANAGKAFGQLSSCFIDTVDDSLRGIYDTNTDVATLSKGGGGIGVYLGKIRARGSDIRGFQGVSSGVLPWMKQLNNTAVSVDQLGQRQGSIAVYLDVWHRDIFAFLDAKLNNGDERLRTHDLFTGVCVPDLFMEKVEERGDWYLFDPHEVRRLMGWSLEDSYDEKRGEGTFRKRYQACIEHPGLSKEKVPAIEVMKRVLISQLETGTPYLFYRDEVNRENPNKHAGMIYSSNLCTEITQNQSPTRVIEEQLEDGKILITKEPGDFVVCNLSSINLGRAVPDGVLERLIPIQVRMLDNVIDLNTLEVLQASRTNKRYRAVGLGTFGWHHLLALKGIPWESEEGVALADELYEEIAYQTIRASMELAREKGAYPLFKGSEWDTGAWIRRRNYSSHRWQRLAEDVHYHGLRNGYLLAVAPNASTSVIAGSTASIDPVFRQEYSEEKKNYKIPVTAPDLSPRTAWVYKPAHEIDPRWSLRQLVARQRHIDQSQSFNLYVKHDVRAKELLELHLTAWQSGVKTTYYTRSTSSQYDDCESCSS; this comes from the coding sequence ATGGCGACGTTATCGGTGGAACAGGAGACGATGGAAGCGAGGATGGATGCGCTGCGCAGGATTTTGGCCAATCATCCGGGCCTGGACGCGGAAGTTTTCCTAAGCCGAGCGGAAAAGCTGAGCCAACAAGGGCTGGATGAAGAGGAGTGGACACAAGGGCTGATTTTGCATGCGCTGGAAGAGATTCGACGGGAAGCTCCGGACTGGACGTTTGTCGCTTCCCGCCTCTATGCCTCCCACCTGTACCGATTGGCTGGAGCCTATCGCGGGTACGATCCGGATAAGAACCCCTACGGCCCCTTTGCGGATTTAATTCATACATTGACGGATAAAGAGATCTATTCCCCCCTGTTGACGAAGAACTACTCCCATGAGGAGATTTTGACACTCGGCCGGGAGATCCGACCGGAGCGGGATCAGTTGTTTACATACGTGGGGCTTCGCACATTGGCGGATCGTTATTTGGCGCGGTCACACGAAGGAGCAGTGATGGAGCTGCCCCAGGAGCGGTTGATGGTGATCGCGATGGTGTTGATGGCCCATGAAAGGGCGGACCGGCGGTTGGATCGGGTGCGGGAAACATACTGGGCACTGAGTCATTTATATATGACTGTGGCTACTCCGACGCTGGCGAATGCCGGCAAAGCGTTTGGTCAGCTCTCTTCCTGCTTTATCGACACGGTAGATGATTCTCTGCGGGGTATTTACGATACCAACACGGATGTGGCCACGTTGTCCAAGGGCGGCGGCGGGATTGGTGTCTATCTGGGCAAAATCAGGGCTCGCGGCAGTGATATCCGGGGTTTTCAGGGGGTTTCTTCCGGTGTTCTTCCCTGGATGAAACAGTTGAACAACACGGCGGTCAGCGTAGACCAGCTGGGTCAACGACAGGGCTCCATCGCCGTTTATCTGGATGTGTGGCACCGTGATATTTTTGCTTTCCTGGATGCGAAACTGAACAACGGGGACGAACGTTTGCGAACCCATGATCTGTTTACCGGGGTCTGCGTTCCTGATCTCTTTATGGAAAAAGTGGAGGAGAGAGGGGATTGGTATCTGTTTGATCCCCATGAGGTGCGGCGCTTGATGGGGTGGTCGTTGGAGGACAGCTACGATGAGAAGCGGGGAGAAGGAACGTTTCGCAAGCGGTACCAGGCTTGTATCGAGCACCCCGGCCTTTCCAAGGAGAAGGTTCCGGCGATTGAAGTGATGAAGCGGGTGCTCATCTCCCAATTGGAAACGGGAACCCCGTATCTTTTCTACCGGGATGAAGTAAACCGGGAAAACCCCAATAAGCACGCCGGTATGATCTACTCCTCCAACTTGTGTACGGAGATCACCCAGAATCAGTCTCCTACCCGGGTGATCGAGGAACAGCTGGAAGACGGGAAAATCCTAATCACCAAAGAACCGGGTGATTTCGTCGTCTGCAACTTGTCTTCCATCAACCTGGGACGGGCGGTGCCGGACGGGGTGCTGGAGCGCCTCATTCCAATCCAGGTTCGAATGCTGGACAATGTGATCGACCTGAACACGCTGGAGGTGTTGCAGGCAAGCCGCACCAACAAACGCTATCGGGCGGTGGGACTGGGCACATTTGGTTGGCACCACCTGTTGGCCTTAAAGGGAATTCCGTGGGAATCGGAGGAAGGCGTCGCCTTGGCGGATGAATTATATGAGGAGATCGCTTACCAAACCATTCGCGCTTCGATGGAGCTGGCCCGGGAAAAAGGGGCGTACCCGTTGTTCAAGGGAAGTGAATGGGATACAGGAGCCTGGATCCGGCGTCGCAACTATTCTTCTCACCGTTGGCAGCGATTGGCGGAAGACGTTCACTACCACGGGCTTCGCAACGGATACCTGCTGGCGGTGGCACCCAACGCCAGCACCTCTGTCATCGCAGGCAGCACCGCATCCATCGATCCGGTATTCCGTCAGGAATACAGCGAAGAGAAGAAAAACTACAAGATTCCGGTGACGGCCCCTGATCTCAGCCCGCGGACGGCATGGGTGTACAAACCCGCCCATGAGATCGACCCCCGCTGGAGCCTGCGCCAGTTGGTGGCCCGTCAGCGTCATATCGATCAGTCCCAGTCTTTCAATCTATATGTGAAACATGATGTCCGTGCCAAGGAGTTGTTGGAACTTCATCTAACCGCTTGGCAATCCGGCGTCAAGACCACTTACTATACCCGTTCCACTTCGTCCCAGTACGACGATTGTGAAAGTTGCTCATCCTGA
- the spoVG gene encoding septation regulator SpoVG, which produces MEITDVRLRRVSREGRMRAIASITIDEEFVVHDIRVIDGNNGMFVAMPSKRRPDGEFRDIAHPISPDSREKIEMAVLEEYHRAGDDELGSALGGSAS; this is translated from the coding sequence TTGGAAATTACGGATGTGCGATTGCGGCGAGTGAGCCGTGAAGGGCGGATGCGCGCCATCGCTTCCATCACCATCGACGAGGAATTCGTGGTTCACGATATTCGGGTGATCGATGGCAATAACGGAATGTTCGTGGCGATGCCCAGCAAGCGGAGGCCGGATGGTGAATTTCGGGATATCGCCCACCCGATTTCACCCGATTCCCGGGAGAAGATCGAGATGGCAGTATTGGAAGAGTATCACCGTGCGGGTGACGATGAGCTGGGCTCCGCCCTGGGCGGGAGTGCTTCCTGA
- the ispE gene encoding 4-(cytidine 5'-diphospho)-2-C-methyl-D-erythritol kinase: protein MDISVKAPAKINLTLDVLHKRPDGYHELEMVMTTIDLADRIDLTETSQGIQLESTSGFVPFDDRNLAYRAAALVKQRFSVNKGIHIVIHKKIPVAAGLAGGSSDAAATLKGLNQLWDLGLTMEELAELGLELGSDVPFCVRGGTAIARGRGEDLTPIAPPPPCWVVLAKPQHGVSTAEVFGALNLDHKQERPDLDAMVQALETRNFHGVCHHLSNVLEQVTLTAYPKVARIKERMSAFGAEGVLMSGSGPTVFGLVSRESLARRVVNGLRGFCRQVYAVRMMGGLEGLPLDQIRTK, encoded by the coding sequence TTGGATATCTCCGTGAAAGCACCGGCTAAAATCAATTTGACACTGGATGTTCTACATAAACGACCGGATGGATACCATGAGTTGGAAATGGTGATGACTACCATCGATCTGGCGGATCGGATTGATCTGACCGAGACGAGCCAAGGGATTCAGCTGGAGAGCACCTCCGGTTTTGTTCCCTTTGATGACAGAAACCTCGCCTATCGGGCCGCCGCTTTGGTCAAACAGCGGTTTTCCGTTAATAAAGGGATCCATATTGTGATTCATAAAAAAATTCCGGTGGCTGCGGGATTGGCCGGGGGCAGCAGCGACGCGGCTGCCACTTTAAAAGGGCTGAATCAGCTTTGGGATCTGGGCTTGACAATGGAGGAATTGGCTGAATTGGGCCTGGAGTTGGGTTCCGATGTCCCTTTTTGTGTCAGGGGGGGAACCGCGATCGCACGGGGGCGTGGAGAGGATTTAACCCCGATCGCTCCGCCGCCGCCTTGCTGGGTGGTATTGGCCAAGCCGCAGCACGGCGTATCTACGGCAGAAGTGTTCGGCGCCCTGAATTTGGATCACAAACAGGAGCGTCCCGATCTGGACGCGATGGTACAGGCATTGGAAACGCGGAACTTTCATGGAGTATGCCATCATCTTTCCAATGTGTTGGAACAAGTGACCCTGACCGCGTATCCCAAAGTGGCCAGAATCAAAGAACGGATGTCCGCATTTGGAGCGGAAGGGGTGCTCATGTCCGGAAGCGGTCCGACCGTTTTTGGATTGGTCAGTCGAGAATCGTTGGCGCGGCGTGTGGTAAACGGTTTGCGTGGATTTTGCCGGCAAGTGTATGCCGTTCGGATGATGGGCGGGCTGGAAGGTCTTCCACTTGATCAAATCCGTACAAAGTGA
- the rsmA gene encoding 16S rRNA (adenine(1518)-N(6)/adenine(1519)-N(6))-dimethyltransferase RsmA, which translates to MTSTWITGRTREILARHGIQLKKSLGQHFLTDQHVLDKMMKAAELDSRTGVLEIGPGVGALTQRLASEAGRVVAVELDGRLVPVLEELFADQPHVSVVHGDVMKVNLAALIRDELGTNPRPSVVANLPYYVTTPILMRLLEERLPLAHIVVMIQKEVAERLTAEPGTKAYGSITVATRYYADPEWVCRVPAHVFIPRPQVDSAVIRLNVRSQPPVEVNHERLLFQIIRAAFNRRRKTLPNALAPLLPADLGKEVLIGALEAAGIDPRRRGETLSLEEFACLTNHLDERILPHIS; encoded by the coding sequence ATGACTTCGACCTGGATCACCGGGCGGACGCGTGAGATCCTAGCCCGTCACGGCATTCAGTTGAAAAAGAGTTTGGGACAACACTTTCTCACAGACCAACATGTGTTGGACAAAATGATGAAAGCGGCGGAATTGGACTCCCGCACCGGTGTGTTGGAAATCGGACCAGGGGTGGGTGCTTTGACACAACGCTTGGCCAGCGAGGCGGGACGCGTAGTGGCGGTGGAGCTGGACGGGCGGCTCGTGCCCGTGTTGGAAGAGTTGTTTGCCGATCAACCCCATGTTTCCGTTGTTCACGGGGACGTCATGAAGGTGAATCTGGCGGCATTGATCCGGGATGAGCTGGGGACAAACCCCCGCCCCAGCGTCGTTGCCAATCTGCCTTACTACGTGACTACCCCCATTTTGATGCGGTTGTTGGAAGAGCGGCTGCCCTTGGCCCATATCGTGGTGATGATCCAAAAAGAAGTGGCAGAGCGGTTGACGGCGGAACCGGGGACCAAAGCGTATGGTTCCATTACGGTGGCCACCCGTTACTATGCGGATCCGGAGTGGGTTTGCCGCGTTCCGGCTCATGTTTTTATTCCCCGGCCGCAAGTGGACTCTGCCGTTATCCGTCTCAATGTGCGCAGCCAGCCGCCGGTCGAAGTGAATCACGAACGCCTGTTGTTTCAAATCATCCGTGCCGCCTTCAACCGGCGGCGTAAAACCCTTCCCAACGCGCTGGCCCCTCTGTTGCCCGCGGACCTGGGTAAAGAGGTATTGATCGGTGCGCTGGAGGCGGCTGGGATCGATCCGCGTCGTCGAGGGGAAACCTTGTCTCTGGAAGAGTTCGCCTGTTTGACGAACCACTTGGATGAACGGATTCTTCCACACATATCATAA
- the rnmV gene encoding ribonuclease M5 translates to MKPIKEVIVVEGKKDTAAIKRAVQADTIETGGSAVGPDVIADVRRAQQVRGAIVFTDPDAAGERIRRILSREVPGLKHAFVLEERARGPYGVGVEHAAPEVIRSALVEARLEEEGTFDRGVSWERYLEAGLSGGPGSRERRLALSRFLGVGYANGRQFFKRIHLLRITREEFETALNQLKGGEADDFDLDHRADA, encoded by the coding sequence TTGAAACCAATTAAGGAAGTTATCGTCGTCGAAGGAAAAAAAGATACGGCCGCCATTAAGCGGGCGGTTCAAGCAGATACCATCGAAACCGGGGGTTCCGCCGTCGGACCCGATGTGATCGCCGATGTACGGCGAGCGCAACAGGTGCGGGGGGCGATCGTCTTTACCGACCCGGATGCAGCTGGGGAGCGGATCCGGCGAATCCTTTCCCGGGAGGTGCCCGGCTTAAAGCATGCGTTTGTTCTGGAAGAGCGGGCCCGGGGACCTTATGGGGTCGGTGTAGAACATGCGGCACCGGAAGTCATCCGATCCGCGCTGGTGGAAGCCCGCCTGGAGGAGGAGGGAACGTTTGACCGGGGAGTATCCTGGGAGCGGTATCTGGAAGCGGGTCTTTCCGGGGGCCCCGGTTCCAGGGAGCGACGGCTTGCGCTCAGTCGTTTCCTTGGTGTGGGCTATGCCAATGGCCGCCAGTTTTTTAAACGCATCCATCTCCTCCGGATCACCCGGGAAGAGTTTGAAACCGCTTTGAACCAGCTGAAAGGGGGGGAGGCGGATGACTTCGACCTGGATCACCGGGCGGACGCGTGA
- a CDS encoding ribonuclease H-like YkuK family protein, whose translation MDFIHPRKGRIELEKMIASICAFIEEDRSACYKMVIGTDSQTSHRGTLFVTAVILHRVGKGALFFYAKKRSRPILDLRYRIYKETEYSLACMDRLKEKGFLGASMELPVEIHLDVGRKGETRKLIQEVVGWVTSVGYTAKIKPDAYAASAVADRFTK comes from the coding sequence ATGGACTTTATCCATCCGCGAAAAGGTCGGATCGAACTGGAGAAAATGATTGCATCCATCTGTGCGTTCATCGAAGAGGACCGATCCGCCTGCTATAAAATGGTGATAGGAACCGACTCGCAAACCAGCCATCGTGGTACCTTGTTTGTTACGGCTGTCATCTTGCACCGGGTGGGGAAAGGAGCCCTCTTCTTCTACGCCAAGAAGCGGAGCCGGCCCATCCTCGATCTGCGCTATCGGATCTATAAGGAAACGGAATACAGCCTGGCTTGTATGGATCGTTTGAAGGAGAAGGGGTTTCTGGGTGCCTCCATGGAGTTGCCCGTAGAGATCCATTTGGATGTGGGGCGAAAAGGGGAAACGCGCAAACTGATTCAGGAAGTGGTCGGCTGGGTGACGTCGGTGGGTTATACGGCTAAAATCAAGCCGGATGCTTACGCGGCCAGCGCCGTTGCCGACCGTTTTACCAAGTGA